A region of the Thamnophis elegans isolate rThaEle1 chromosome 1, rThaEle1.pri, whole genome shotgun sequence genome:
attcaaataatttaacaactggttctctgccctaatgaatggctgggtgggcgtggctcagtgatcatgtgactgggtggccatggccaactcaacatcactcacatcaatgggaacttcgccttagcagttacaatgtaataagggttaacaggagaggcagtttctgtaagcagggcaataaagattaggctagaaataaaaccagaatgtttccttcctgccttccttacaggattagccctgtaaagtggaaagaaacaaaaggagattttttccaacaaccggttctccgaactgcttaaaaagttaacagccagttctcccgaataggtgcgaactggctgaatcccaccactggtgggaaggtaacagtgctctgtgcaccttcagcatttagtcatggcggccacatgaccacggagacatcttcggacaatgttggctcttcagcttagaaacgtagatgagcactgccccctagagctggaaacaagtagcacacatgtgtgggggaatCTTAACTATGACAATCACAAGGCAAAATAGCACCAACTATTTACTCTTAAAGATGACTCTCTGCTAATTTTAGGACAGTGGTACAGAATTGTATTAACCTACAATATGTGATTACCGGTACCTGACATTTGTTCTAAAGTCTTTTCCCAACTCCCAGCTCAGCACAGACATgcaaccctccccctcccccccatcttcccatatctccatttcaaagccctgAAGACCTGAACCAGCtcatatataaggtgaccagattttcagattggtaaagagggacatctttgctggggggggggggggggcttgattaaaaattttatatagagcaacaaaaattttcatataatgcaaaaatagtattgtaattttttttatttcaacataagtacaatttacaaatataaattgtaactgttgccaaacatcaaaattttgatcacgtgaccatgaggatgctgcaatggtcgctaagtgtgaaaatggtcgctaagtgtgaaaaatggtcatcagtcactttttacaatgccattgtaactttggtcactaagcccattatataccacctttcttgccacagttcttaagtgaataactgcagctgattaGTTAGTAACGTAAGTGATCTGTGATAAGAGCCTGGAGGAAACACTTTGTGGCTTTGAGGTCGATAGAAGCTACTTGAGATCGACCAATCAATCAGTCTcaagacgtggagactctggaaagagtgcagagaaaagcaagaaagatgattaggggatcagaggataaaatatatgaaaaacagttgcaggaattgtggatttctagtctagaaaagaagatctaggagtgacatgatggcagtcttccaatatttgaagggctgccccaaagaagaaggggtcaacctattctccaaagcccctgaaggacaagaagcaattgatggaaactaaccagggagagaagcaacctagaactaaggagaaatttcctgacagtgaggacaattaaccagtggaacagcttccctccagaggttgtgggtgatccatcacaggaggttttgaaaaagaaaatgtacaacagtttgcctgaaatggtatcaggtctcctgcttgagcagggggttggactagatgacctccagctccggtattctgcattcttctctaagaaagacaacgggggctggaaagtccatttagtggcttgcaatggccattgcaacCTTCATTCCACAATGTCGGTGTTGCAAATGTTGACCAGGGCTCTGGtcaaatcagaattgagctggaggggtccttggagatcttctagtccttccccccctcaagcaggagatcctatccattttagacaagcggctgtccagtgCCTCTTCTTAAAATTTGCTGACCGACGCTGCGGCTGAGCTGAAGCTGGCAAAGCCGAGCacccctgcctgcccagctgaggtgttcctagcggaggagggggagggggaggcaccgccgctatAACTCATTAATACATCATAAATTCTCAAGCACGGGGGCTATAACCACCACAAACCCCACAAATCAAGCCCTCCAAGGTATAAACCCACATGAGTTATTACTTTGTACATTCATTCTCAGGACGCTACCCTAATGCCCCAGACTATCAGCTGTTAAATTATGGGGCCGGCAGATCCATGGATGGATCCTATAGAGATCCAGGCAACATGCACGCCTGCTCTTACGGGGGATACAAATACAATGGAATGGATCTGAGCATCAGCGGATcagccaccaccacctcctcctcctcctccagccaaTTTGGAGCGATTGGGGAGAGCTCTCGCATATTTTCTGCCCAGGCAGCGCTCGAAAGCAGGTTAAGAGAGGCGTTCAGCTGCTCCTTGTCTTGTCCCGAATCCCTCCCTTGCACAAGCAGCACCAGTACTGGCGGAGTCAACGAAAGCCGTGGAGGCAAGACAGCCGGGTCCTCCCACGCCAACCAGTAGCTTCTGTCGGCACAGATAGTGTCACCGCGTTTGCCGAAATAGATGAAACCAGCGCGTCCTCGCGAACTGAAGAGAGCGGTTCTCAAGCCAACAATGGCGCCCGAGTTCAGACGGAGCTGAACGCCACCTCCACGCCGGCCGCATAAagcctgcccccttcttgtctcccacccaacatgttttgctgaatggcggccgagttctaaactgccggcatgactttgaagagctggattgccttccgcacgGGCCGActtggaaggcaagcggcaagccagcccttcaaagtcatgccagcactttagcatgccccttggctgccattcagcgaaagatgtttcgctgaatggcggccgagttctaaactgccggcgtgactttgaagggctggattgccttccgcgtgagccgacgtggaaggcaagcggcaagccagcccttcaaagtcatgccggcactttagcgtgcccctcggccgccattcagcaaaacttttttcgctgaatggcggccgagttctaaactgccggcatgacattgaagggctggattgccgcaagccagcacttcaaagtcatgccggcactttagcgtgctggcaggcagggctggagcgagtgAGCAAGCATGCTCCGTCtcggtgggtgcatgagcagagcacttttccagcgctcctgtgcctggagagctccatcTTCATATGAGCCCAGGATCTGCcgcttgcgctcccttgctccgccccgccacccgccttccctatctagggactcctccagcagaagtagcagagtcgtgtcgagcgccgctctgccttcctctgcgcTCTTCCCGCCCAGACGCCCAAACCCTCCCAGCctgcccggcccggggtgagtcagctgcagtgcagtgggtggcgatcccaccaccatctgcCTGCTCACTCGCCccacccgtcacttactctgagtttggAGAAGAAGCGGCagccccaggtggctcttttcgtggaggctttcccacggcttgtctggaagtggagctggaaaggtgagctcgctcccccgcccatccgcccactcactcgctacgctaccccgcccatgcgagcagcaacggatgggcgggggagcgagtcgaagaaggtgccaaaattaagtgggatcttttgggaatggcccgggatgcgggaaaaattatgagaaggcatgcctgtcccgccaaatcggGACATATGGTCACCCTACTCATATAGCAAGTAACTGGGTGATAGTTAAGTAAGCAAAAGAGAGACCCAGTTTTCTCTCCCTGCAGTTTCATAGCAAAGCCCTGCCTCCTTCAAAATTATCAGCTGTTATTCACACTGCTTTTAATGTGGGTTTGCCATTCTCCTAGGAGAGCACTGAACCTATATTCCCACATCGTGTGAACAAGAGGTGATGATTGTGTTAAAGAGGCAGACTAAATGCCAGCTTGTGCAGTTCCTCTCCTGCATCTGTCACCACTATCTGGGCTTATGCAGGTCTCTCTACAGGTGGAAAAAAGAGCTTTCATCCACTTTACCTGTCCTTTCTCAAAGCTCAATAGCTTTCCAGTCTGACAGAGGGTCAGGGAGCAGGAACAAGTGCTAGTAGGTAGCTAAACCTGCAAGAATAGTCATCTGTCAGAACCATCTCCAATCACTGGAGGGTAGCAATGGGCAGAGTTTTTCTTGCCTGGCTGATGATGTTGAGAGGGCAGCAGATGGGGAGCGGGAGGTGAAACAACCTTTCCTGCATGGAAAATTAGGACATTGAGCTATATCAATTGGAACCGGGAAGGAGCACCACAAAGATCTATCTTGAGCCTTGGGGAAGAGCCCTAAGCTCACTCAAGATGAACTTGCCTGAAATGCATCATGCCACTTAATGTGTGAAGGCTATGTATAAACCATTTACCTGGGCCTAACTCTTATTTAGAAGTTCAAAGCCTTATAAATCTTTGTGTGGAATTAGGGATAAAGTATAATGGATCTATTAGAGAACTATATGAGGGAGCTAAGCTAAAtgcctgaagaaaaaaaataaactcctTGATTTTATGGATTAAGATTATTTTGATTACAAAGTCCATTAAAttataaatccttccttccttccttccttccttccttccttccttccttccttccttccttcctccctccctccctccctccctccctccctccctccctgtgaaGAACCCCAGGTGGTCTTTGGTAGGACAGACGTAGCCAGatgttttgaaactgagaacatgCCATTAGTCATCTGACATTCTTAGAGCGCcactattgattagcttagcctgagcTAAGGATAGCAgctagcagaggtcttcaaacttggaaactttaagacttgtggacttcaactcccagaattctccagccagcagagttgaattctgggagttgaactccacaagttttaaagttcccagttaaagtttgaagacctctcttCGCCACGCAATTGGTGATCCCCAAATGAtgaggatttttttctttcttgatctTTTGAAGCCCCCGCCCCTGCTTTTGCTCCGAGGGGGCTGCAGGAAGGCTTGCTAGCCCCCcctctattttgggcctagcaagtcTGTTTAAAGTcttctgggagccaaaatgggtgccccccctgccccccccacatTCTATTTTGGCTTAGCAGGCCTGCCTGAAGCCcactgggagccaaaatggggttGTGAGgatcctggaaggggtggggaaAGTGAAGATTATGAGCCTGGTGGGTATGGGGGGAGGGAGCACAGCAAGCTCGAGTGGGTGGGGCTAGAGAGATTtacctgtaggcaggaggaggaggcagcagctcaGTTGGGATGCAGGGGAAGCACCATGTGGCAGCTTAGGCAGGGAAGCCACCtgggaggtgaggagtgactgggtgggGCGAGTGGGCagggcatttgcacttaaaatggtctgtgcacatgcacaacattaaaaagggaaaagggtACATTTTTTCCATTGAAgattcttctgcgcatgtgcagaacagaaactAAGATTGGGCTGCAGAGGATAGAATGTGTCTGCCAGAGTTACTACGTATTTGGCCGAACTGGACCGaatgggtaggaacccacctctacctGATTGGAATATTTTTGAGTCAACAAGGAATATGAAAACTCAGCAACATAAATAGCACACCTGttccaagaaaaatgaaatcaatTGTTCTCCATTTGGATTCTTCCCATTATTCTGATTAGGATTGCTTGATATAACTTTCCGTTCCCTGGATCTTTGGAgcatta
Encoded here:
- the LOC116522909 gene encoding LOW QUALITY PROTEIN: homeobox protein Hox-B5-like (The sequence of the model RefSeq protein was modified relative to this genomic sequence to represent the inferred CDS: inserted 1 base in 1 codon), with translation MSYYFVHSFSGRYPNAPDYQLLNYGAGRSMDGSYRDPGNMHACSYGGYKYNGMDLSISGSATTTSSSSSSQFGAIGESSRIFSAQAALESRLREAFSCSLSCPESLPCTSSTSTGGVNESRGGKTAGSSHAXPVASVGTDSVTAFAEIDETSASSRTEESGSQANNGARVQTELNATSTPAA